Proteins from one Vespula vulgaris chromosome 23, iyVesVulg1.1, whole genome shotgun sequence genomic window:
- the LOC127071810 gene encoding calcium homeostasis endoplasmic reticulum protein isoform X1: protein MDQAPADTELRNIIDKLAQFVARNGPEFEQMTKNKQKDNPKFGFLFGGEHFNYYQYKVTTEQAILKQKGINPMQNADPRLNVSQQQQTAATATQPLNNVNLTSGLNTQNNGLNPVVGIGPVGNSAGTVIPGVPGQIGGPTNTGPPIGSVPSGMGGVNPPMGGVTPAVNIGGPPAWLQTELANLQSQQTTLQEQVRQSEQNLAAQHAALMAQQQGRVEDAVRQAQETALQNNAQSTNTDLTAFDTVLQPIIDSCTKDSISAGKAWILQNSVTPQSNQVVADHLLKKVIQGSTFSHKLHIIYLVNDVLHHCARKKSMDLRKAMESVVVPMFCNTSLAASEEQLNKLNKLLSLWESKNNYFDEGIIDKLKQPSASWSEYQANLVSQHASAITPITTSTKQTFDNYQAQHQAFVTHALRQIQNIEQQKIAIDQQLKAPPPPPPQMNQQNMSLPPNHTGPSGPMGSDVNFSQPPPGWGVPPGNEPPPFANVPLPDFSKPPPGFGPPPVIHEPSVEDLMPSMPYFELPAGLMVPLIKLEDGEYKPLDPDAIRLPPPAPPSDRLVAAVEAFYAPPNHDSPRDSDGWEKLGLYEYYKAKNSARKRKEEDIVAGIRQKSKSPSPILRPRSKSPSPPKKRYRSKSRSRSRSRSRGRSRSRSPTANHRRNSRNSNHNTRSRRRRNSNKDRSPERRLDRQDRSPTPPSFLGSTYSKAPQEISLDESNKGHQLLKKMGWGGAGLGANEQGIEAPISGGEIRDKNDQYKGVGINLNDPYENFRKSKGQAFITRMKARAEERAEERGERD, encoded by the exons ATGGACCAAGCGCCCGCAG ATACAGAATTACGGAACATCATTGACAAACTGGCACAGTTTGTTGCCCGCAATGGACCCGAATTCGAGCAGATGACCAAAAATAAGCAGAAGGACAACCCTAAGTTTGGTTTCCTGTTTGGCGGAGAGCACTTCAACTACTATCAGTACAAAGTGACTACAGAGCAAGCCA TTTTAAAGCAAAAAGGAATAAATCCAATGCAAAATGCAGACCCACGTTTAAACGTTTCGCAGCAGCAGCAAACAGCCGCTACCGCCACGCAGCCACTGAATAACGTCAATCTAACGTCTGGCCTAAATACTCAGAACAATGGATTAAATCCAGTGGTTGGAATAGGGCCTGTGGGAAATTCGGCTGGTACGGTGATACCAGGAGTACCTGGACAAATTGGAGGACCAACAAATACTGGACCACCAATTGGATCGGTACCATCTGGCATGGGAGGTGTAAACCCACCTATGGGTGGAGTTACACCAGCTGTTAACATCGGTGGCCCACCAGCATGGCTTCAAACAGAACTGGCCAACCTTCAGTCACAACAAACGACTCTGCAGGAACAAGTTAGACAATCGGAACAAAATCTTGCTGCGCAACATGCTGCATTGATGGCGCAACAACAAGGCAGAGTAGAGGATGCTGTCAGACAAGCTCAGGAAACAGCTTTGCAAAATAATGCTCAAAGCACAAACACAGATCTTACCGCATTTGATACAGTTCTGCAACCTATTATTGATAGCTGCACAAAAGACAGCATAAGCGCGGGAAAAGCTTGGATCCTTCAAAATTCTGTAACACCACAAAGCAATCAAGTGGTCGCCGACCATTTATTGAAAAA AGTTATCCAAGGATCAACGTTTAGTCATAAGCTTCACATTATATATTTGGTAAACGATGTCTTACATCATTG TGCTAGAAAAAAATCTATGGATCTTCGGAAGGCAATGGAAAGTGTTGTTGTTCCCATGTTCTGTAATACTTCATTAGCTGCATCCGAAGAGCAACTTAATAAGcttaataaattgttaagCCTTTGGGAATCGAAGAATAATTACTTTGACGAAGGGattatagataaattaaaacaacCGAGCGCATCTTGGTCCGAATATCAAGCTAATTTGGTATCGCAACATGCAAGTGCTATTACTCCAATCACAACTTCTACGAAGCAAACATTCGATAATTATCAAGCGCAACATCAAGCGTTTGTTACACACGCTTTGAGACAAATTCAAAATATCGAACAACAAAAAATAGCGATCGATCAGCAACTTAAAGCACCGCCTCCGCCACCTCCGCAAATG AATCAACAGAACATGTCATTACCCCCTAATCATACTGGCCCAAGCGGACCGATGGGTAGTGACGTTAACTTCAGCCAACCTCCACCTGGTTGGGGTGTACCACCAGGAAACGAACCACCGCCATTCGCGAACGTTCCTTTACCAGATTTTTCTAAACCTCCACCAGGATTTGGCCCACCTCCTGTCATTCACGAACCGTCTGTCGAGGATCTAATGCCCAGCATGCCTTACTTTGAGTTGCCTGCAGGCTTGATGGTCCCGCTCATTAAACTGGAAGATGGAGAATACAAACCTTTGGATCCCGATGCCATCAGACTTCCACCGCCCGCACCACCAAGCGATCGATTGGTTGCAGCCGTAGAAGCATTTTACGCACCTCCAAATCACGATTCACCAAGAGATAG cGATGGTTGGGAGAAACTTGGTCTCTACGAATATTATAAGGCAAAGAATTCTGCGCGTAAACGCAAGGAGGAAGACATTGTAGCTGGCATCAGACAAAAGTCCAAGTCTCCGTCACCTATTTTAAGGCCAAGATCGAAAAGTCCTAGTCCACCAAAGAAACGTTACAGAAGCAAATCTCGTAGTAGATCGAGATCTAGATCGAGGGGTAGAAGTAGATCGCGATCACCAACAGCGAATCATAGACGTAATAGCCGTAACAGTAATCATAATACCAGAAGTCGTAGAAGAAGGAACAGTAACAAGGATCGAAGTCCAGAGAGGAGATTAGACAGACAAGATCGCAGTCCAACTCCTCCGAGTTTTCT cGGATCGACGTATAGCAAAGCTCCGCAAGAAATAAGCTTGGATGAAAGTAATAAGGGGCACCAATTGCTAAAAAAAATGGGCTGGGGAGGTGCTGGACTAGGTGCCAACGAACAAGGTATTGAGGCACCTATATCGGGCGGTGAAATACGAGATAAAAACGACCAATACAAGGGTGTCGGCATCAATTTGAACGATCCATACGAAAATTTTCGTAAGAGCAAGGGGCAGGCGTTTATCACTCGAATGAAAGCAAGAGCGGAAGAGCGTGCCGAAGAAAGGGGTGAACGGGactga
- the LOC127071810 gene encoding calcium homeostasis endoplasmic reticulum protein isoform X2, producing MGGVNPPMGGVTPAVNIGGPPAWLQTELANLQSQQTTLQEQVRQSEQNLAAQHAALMAQQQGRVEDAVRQAQETALQNNAQSTNTDLTAFDTVLQPIIDSCTKDSISAGKAWILQNSVTPQSNQVVADHLLKKVIQGSTFSHKLHIIYLVNDVLHHCARKKSMDLRKAMESVVVPMFCNTSLAASEEQLNKLNKLLSLWESKNNYFDEGIIDKLKQPSASWSEYQANLVSQHASAITPITTSTKQTFDNYQAQHQAFVTHALRQIQNIEQQKIAIDQQLKAPPPPPPQMNQQNMSLPPNHTGPSGPMGSDVNFSQPPPGWGVPPGNEPPPFANVPLPDFSKPPPGFGPPPVIHEPSVEDLMPSMPYFELPAGLMVPLIKLEDGEYKPLDPDAIRLPPPAPPSDRLVAAVEAFYAPPNHDSPRDSDGWEKLGLYEYYKAKNSARKRKEEDIVAGIRQKSKSPSPILRPRSKSPSPPKKRYRSKSRSRSRSRSRGRSRSRSPTANHRRNSRNSNHNTRSRRRRNSNKDRSPERRLDRQDRSPTPPSFLGSTYSKAPQEISLDESNKGHQLLKKMGWGGAGLGANEQGIEAPISGGEIRDKNDQYKGVGINLNDPYENFRKSKGQAFITRMKARAEERAEERGERD from the exons ATGGGAGGTGTAAACCCACCTATGGGTGGAGTTACACCAGCTGTTAACATCGGTGGCCCACCAGCATGGCTTCAAACAGAACTGGCCAACCTTCAGTCACAACAAACGACTCTGCAGGAACAAGTTAGACAATCGGAACAAAATCTTGCTGCGCAACATGCTGCATTGATGGCGCAACAACAAGGCAGAGTAGAGGATGCTGTCAGACAAGCTCAGGAAACAGCTTTGCAAAATAATGCTCAAAGCACAAACACAGATCTTACCGCATTTGATACAGTTCTGCAACCTATTATTGATAGCTGCACAAAAGACAGCATAAGCGCGGGAAAAGCTTGGATCCTTCAAAATTCTGTAACACCACAAAGCAATCAAGTGGTCGCCGACCATTTATTGAAAAA AGTTATCCAAGGATCAACGTTTAGTCATAAGCTTCACATTATATATTTGGTAAACGATGTCTTACATCATTG TGCTAGAAAAAAATCTATGGATCTTCGGAAGGCAATGGAAAGTGTTGTTGTTCCCATGTTCTGTAATACTTCATTAGCTGCATCCGAAGAGCAACTTAATAAGcttaataaattgttaagCCTTTGGGAATCGAAGAATAATTACTTTGACGAAGGGattatagataaattaaaacaacCGAGCGCATCTTGGTCCGAATATCAAGCTAATTTGGTATCGCAACATGCAAGTGCTATTACTCCAATCACAACTTCTACGAAGCAAACATTCGATAATTATCAAGCGCAACATCAAGCGTTTGTTACACACGCTTTGAGACAAATTCAAAATATCGAACAACAAAAAATAGCGATCGATCAGCAACTTAAAGCACCGCCTCCGCCACCTCCGCAAATG AATCAACAGAACATGTCATTACCCCCTAATCATACTGGCCCAAGCGGACCGATGGGTAGTGACGTTAACTTCAGCCAACCTCCACCTGGTTGGGGTGTACCACCAGGAAACGAACCACCGCCATTCGCGAACGTTCCTTTACCAGATTTTTCTAAACCTCCACCAGGATTTGGCCCACCTCCTGTCATTCACGAACCGTCTGTCGAGGATCTAATGCCCAGCATGCCTTACTTTGAGTTGCCTGCAGGCTTGATGGTCCCGCTCATTAAACTGGAAGATGGAGAATACAAACCTTTGGATCCCGATGCCATCAGACTTCCACCGCCCGCACCACCAAGCGATCGATTGGTTGCAGCCGTAGAAGCATTTTACGCACCTCCAAATCACGATTCACCAAGAGATAG cGATGGTTGGGAGAAACTTGGTCTCTACGAATATTATAAGGCAAAGAATTCTGCGCGTAAACGCAAGGAGGAAGACATTGTAGCTGGCATCAGACAAAAGTCCAAGTCTCCGTCACCTATTTTAAGGCCAAGATCGAAAAGTCCTAGTCCACCAAAGAAACGTTACAGAAGCAAATCTCGTAGTAGATCGAGATCTAGATCGAGGGGTAGAAGTAGATCGCGATCACCAACAGCGAATCATAGACGTAATAGCCGTAACAGTAATCATAATACCAGAAGTCGTAGAAGAAGGAACAGTAACAAGGATCGAAGTCCAGAGAGGAGATTAGACAGACAAGATCGCAGTCCAACTCCTCCGAGTTTTCT cGGATCGACGTATAGCAAAGCTCCGCAAGAAATAAGCTTGGATGAAAGTAATAAGGGGCACCAATTGCTAAAAAAAATGGGCTGGGGAGGTGCTGGACTAGGTGCCAACGAACAAGGTATTGAGGCACCTATATCGGGCGGTGAAATACGAGATAAAAACGACCAATACAAGGGTGTCGGCATCAATTTGAACGATCCATACGAAAATTTTCGTAAGAGCAAGGGGCAGGCGTTTATCACTCGAATGAAAGCAAGAGCGGAAGAGCGTGCCGAAGAAAGGGGTGAACGGGactga
- the LOC127071814 gene encoding eukaryotic translation initiation factor 3 subunit G, producing the protein MPVASDIKSSWADEVEEEGGVLPPPSEVYENGFKILTEYKFNQDNKKVKVVRTYKIERRIVSKTIAARKNWAKFGDSVDDRPGPNPATTVGAEDVFMQFISSKEEENKVEEDTLDKLKNMGDKGVVKCRNCNGDHWTSKCPYKDTVLAGGKVPDDKKPLASPAVPGAIAELKPQGSKYVPPSMRDGGNKRGDAMQMQRRDDTTAIRISNLSQSTTDADLDELVKPFGTVVKQYLAKEKQTTLCKGFAYVHFKYRAEAAKAIATLDGYGYDHLILSVEWSKPQQQNN; encoded by the exons ATGCCAGTAGCATCTGACATAAAGTCCAGTTGGGCGGATGaagtcgaagaagaaggaggagtatTGCCTCCACCTTCTGAGGTTTATGAGAATGGATTTAAGATACTTACAGAATACAAGTTTAATCAAGAtaataagaaagtaaaagttGTACGCACGTATAAAATAGAACGTCGTATAGTATCAAAAACTATAGCTGCCAGAAAGAATTGGGCCAAGTTTGGAGATTCCGTGGACGACAGGCCAGGTCCAAATCCTGCTACTACGGTTGGTGCCGAAGATGTGTTTATGCAATTTATATctagtaaagaagaagaaaataaagtggAAGAAGATACCCttgataaattgaaaaatatgggTGACAAAGGTGTTGTTAAATGTCGTAACTGTAACGGAGATCATTGGACCTCAAAGTGTCCATACAAAGATACTGTACTTGCCGGTG gaaAAGTTCCGGATGATAAGAAACCCCTTGCCAGCCCTGCTGTTCCTGGTGCAATAGCTGAATTGAAACCGCAAGGAAGTAAATATGTACCGCCGAGTATGCGAGATGGTGGAAATAAGCGCGGCGATGCGATGCAGATGCAGCGCAGGGACGACACCACAGCCATTCGTATTTCTAATTTGTCTCAAAGTACTACGGATGCAGATTTAGATGAACTTGTCAAACCTTTTGGAACAGTTGTAAAACAGTATTTAGCAAAGGAGAAACAAACTACTCTTTGCAAAGGATTCGCATACGTGCATTTCAAATATAGAGCAGAGGCTGCGAAAGCAATTGCTACTCTTGATGGTTATGGATATGATCATCTCATTCTAAGCGTAGAATGGTCCAAACCGcagcaacaaaataattaa